Below is a genomic region from Vitis riparia cultivar Riparia Gloire de Montpellier isolate 1030 chromosome 16, EGFV_Vit.rip_1.0, whole genome shotgun sequence.
TAcgaaaaaaataatggaaagcTAATTTAGGGGCATTATCGGAACGAACAGATTTAATTGCAGTGTTATATTGAGTagaaatcaaattgaaaaatttAGGAAAGACAGTGAGAACATCAGCTTTAACACAAAGAAGATATACCCAAGTAGCACGTGTGTAGTCATCAACAATAATGAGGAAATATCTGTGTCCAGTTGGTGTACTAATATTAAATGGTCCTCAAATGTCAATGTGAACTAGATCAAAAGGATTAGCTGACATATTATTATGTGAAACAAAAGGTAAACGTTTTTGCTTGGCCATATGACAAATTTTATAGTGAGAAGACAAATGGGATAAAGAATTGGGAATGTGTAATTCATtgtgaagaatttgaatttttacatGAGATGGATGTCCAAGGTGAAAATGCTAAATATCACTTTTCGACATtacaaaatttgtaaaaatagaaTTACAAAATTCATTCCCTGATTCTAGAAAATAGAGATTCTTTCGTCTTCTACCTTTCCCAATCGTCAAGCCCTGAGTGAGGTCTTGAATGACACATGaatttgaaaggaaattaaCACTACAATTATGGCTAAGAGTAAGAGCATTAAGCTGAGAAGATTGAAAGTGAACATGGGGACAAACAAGACATTATCCAAGTTCAAAGTATCAGACAACCTCACAAAACCTACACGATTGATTGCAACAACATGACCATTAGGAAGAGTGACTGTGGTATTATAAACCAGTCTGGAATGAGAAAACAGAGAAATATTGCAACAAACATGGTGGGTGGCCCTTGTGTCAATCACCCaatgtaacgacccgcacccaaccatgtagatattgtccgctttgggcccaaaggggccctcacggctttaaaacgcgtttacttggttaagaggagcctctacatatatagcgctaggaacattctcccctatccgatgtgggacatcacaaacacccccctaTGCAGACACaatgtcctcgttgtgtcccatgggattgcggggccaaacagataaagccaaacaaacccccacaccggggtcggggatcggctctgataccatttgtaacgacccgcacccaaccatgtagatattgtccgctttgggctcagaggggccctcacggctttataacgcgtctacttggttaagaggagcctctacatatatagcgtcaggaacattctcccctatccaatgtgggacatcacacCCAAGCATCGGAAGGAAcaaaaggatgagaaaaaaactGAGTAGAACAATTGTTACCATAGATTTGAGAAATTGAAGGTCCTGATGTTGATGGAGACTCAAGTGGGTTGATAGTTTGCTGTTGAAGGTGCGTGCTAAGGTAGGCAATGAGTTGTTGAACTTGATTCAATGAGAGAGAGACTGGTGGTCGAGAAGATCCCACTGTAGCAGCAACAACGGAAGGAAAATAATGAATGCCCTTCAATGGTTCAGTAAAGGAGCTTGGGATTGAAGGGGGCTCGTCTGGGCCATTTGTGTTTGGGCTTTCTCTTTGGGCTTATAACCTGGTGGGGACCCATGCAATTTATAACACCTATCTACTGTATGCCCTGTGAGCCCACAATGGGTGAAAATTGGGCGTTCACATCTGGGCTTTTGTGAGATGATGCAGTAGCTACAGAAAGAGCCTGAGAAGAGGCATTGAACGCCATGGAATCCGATGGAGCGGAGGACCTAGATCCAATAGACCATTGGCATTCTTCTTGAACAACAAGATTGAATACTTTCGCCACAAGTGGGAGCGGATCAAGCATCAGAATTTGGCCTCTTGTGCTAGCATAAGATTCATTCAAACCCATTAAAAATTGCATCACATACTCCTGCAGTTGATAATCCATCCAAGCTTTCATACCTCCACAGTGGCAGACGGGAATTGGTTGATAGTTTTTGAGTTCATCCCAGAGAATCTTCAATTGAGTATAATAGGTATTAACATTAAGCGAGCCTTGTGAGAAACCATGTAGTTGTTGCTTGATTTGGAAAATTCGTGGAGCATTGCTTTGATGGAAGCGTTCGTGTAGATTTGCCCAAATAGCATGGGCACTCTCGAGATAGAGAAGACTATCAGATATCTCTTTTGAGATAGCGTTGAGGAAGCAAGATGTGACCATGTTGTTGCATCGGGACCGGATTCCGGCTGTAGGGTTGTCAATCATGGGCTACGAAAGAATGCCATCCACGAATCCGGGCTTATTCTTTGCGTTGAGAGCCATTAGCATGGCCCGACTCCATGTATTATAGTTTGAACTAGTGAGGAGATGCGAAACGAGCACCAAGCCTAGATGATCACCATTATGTATGAAAAATGGGTTATTAGTGTTCTCCATGAAAGATTGATCTGATTGTGTTGTCGTGCTACCAGAGGTAGGGGATGTGAGGGGCTGAAATCTATTATCATTGTTATGCTGACCACCACGAGCCATTTCAATGAGCGACAGAGGTAagaagctctgataccatattacaagggaaaatggagagaaaaatcGACAGATTCTCCTTTCattgattgaaaaaataagctgtacaaaaaaccctaaaacataGTAGCCAAAATGCCTTTTATAATAGAAGTCACGCATAAGGAGTTGTAGAGCTCTGCAGAGAAAAAACAACTTAACCAACTATTggttataacaaaataaataaaataaaaataaaaaactaaaactaatatGCTAAAACATAACATCACCGGATTGATAATGTCTTTCAATACCCATTTTCCTTGTGACCCAACAACACAACACACTTCAAACCTCTATTACTTCTAAACCCAAATTAAACTAGCTTCCTAGAAAGCCAATGAAGCTTTGAGTATAAGATCAAAGACCCAAGGGCAGTTGATATACTTCTGCTTGATTACCAAAACCATGAGAAGCTAAATAAACACATATCAAgagaaaatacatgaaaaaattGAACACGCCACCACCAATAACTAATGGTATAAAAGAAGCTTATATATTACAAGGTCAAATTTCAAAATGTTATAAATCAAttcatttgtatttatatatactGCATTAAGAAACAATACAAATTTCCCATCATATAAATGGTTTAGTTCATCTGATATCACTAACCAAAGGAAGAGAAAAACGAATGAGCATCCAAGAGTTACTACCTTCAAAATTAACAATACTAATTTGTTTCTGATAACCAGTTTACATATACCTTACATGCTGCAAAATCCTATCCATAGATGCATGTAGACAGTCCATTTTTTTCACAAGAAAAAAGGGGAAGGGGGGGGAGGAGAGAAAAGAAGCTATATTGGCACCTTTTTCATTTCTCACATTATAGCAATTTGTTTAGTAAGCAGCCTTTATGTACAAGAGAATGAACAACATAAACAAGAGAGAAAAgagccaaaaaggaaaaaaaaagggtatgtGCAGTAATTCAACAACACCGATTAACCCCCCCTTTCAACTCTTCAACTCTCCAAATACAAGAAGTATGGAGCTTGAGGATTGAGGATGGCGGAAAATGTTGTCACATTTGGAGAAGATTATTCACAGTGACAGTTGCAGAATTTGTTTGCTGCAAGTCCTGCAAAATTTCGATCTCTATTGGATTCTTATAGTACACCAATCAGACTATTGAAACTaccaaaaaatcaaaacaatgaaTTCAGACTACCagtcaaataaagaaatttaaccTAAAgcaatttatatttcatttttagcaCAAGAGTGATTTTATCTGTGGGAAGGTTTCTCAGGTCAATTTTGACTCATCTGGACTTggaattttattgaaaatgaaaataataatactacTTACTACAGCAGAGGAAGCTCCCTTTTTGAGACCAATTATATTTCACAAATATGGAAAACTTGTAAAGACATCATCAAGAGTTGTGAGACCAAACAATCTTTGAACCTATAGATAAACcatttcttctgttttttccCCCACTATAACATCAGCCAACAATGAGCCTCTTTAAAAGATGCTTACAATAAAAGCTTCCAAccttaaagaaaacaaatgatgAATACACAAAGAAGTATAAAGTCATCAAACTTGAGAATTATATTTCGATATCATCCATATTGATATATTACTAAATTTGTAATATATTAATATGTTCCAAAAATTCAAACCAAACAAGGGTTCAACCCAAACCAATCTATGCAGGTTGGTCACTTTtttccatggttttaaaaaccagatCAGACCGGCTGGTCCGACTGGTCCAACCGCTAGCCAGTCATGATCCCGGTTTAGTCTAGCTAATTGAGCCAACCAAGGGTTAAACCAGAATCGAACCGGTTAAACTGAAGGTTGAATCGACGAACCGCCCGGTTCCCTCCCAACCAGATAATGAGCTTTTAATCTTACAAATTAATGATTCTTGCATGCCTTTTATACCCCACAATCCCTAcatattttttatccattttcaaTGTGGGATTAGTtagtaagaagaaaaataatttgcaaGCGGGAGAGCATGAGGTGGGACCTTCAGGTGTAAAAATTGAAGCTTAACCATTAAGCTATAAGCTTCTTCATTGTATAAtattagcaaataaaaatatataacaaaattaatattttttttcaaatctttattgCATAAAAGTATAAATcactttcacatttatttttataataattatataatgtaattaaaaaataatataataatttcaaaataagaaaatacaaaagacatgaaaataaaattaaatattataatttttttttcaatttaaatatatctttatatttaaatattataaatgttttatttaataaaatttaaaatattaatatatctatatttctcttcatcatttaatttgatatgtcaaatataaaaatgaaatattattaaaatttttaactatatataattttaatttcttataattatttaaatttttttataatatataaattattatttatgacgTCATCAATTCGACCGtagtccgaccagtgaaccgcaAACCGGTAGCTTTTTCGGTTCAATCACCGGttcggttctgaaaacattgttttttcaaagaaaatgtcAGCCTATGGTCACTAAGGCCAAACCCCCCAACCCGTATAGACAACTTTGGCTTTTCTACCTCATTGTTCACCTTTTTTCATCTTAACTctctaaggattttttttctccaaaggTGTCCTTACTCTGGAGGATTAAAAAGTAATTCAATATTTCCAACTCACTCACAAGACAAACAGATTTCCTTGCAAACACCACCTCAGACATTGCACACCTCCATTTACACACACACAAGCCCACACAGGCAGGACCAAAACTTGACAGACAGAATAGTGGCTATTGTGATgcactaaaaacaattttttttttttttgaggtcTACATTGTGATCCTTGAGTGATGTGACCTGGGACTAAATGCAAGAGTTTCATATGGTGTTCATTCAAACTATACCTGGAAAATAATCTCGTCTGGGATGTGGGGCAGCACTTCTCTTACTGTCTCTGCCAAGGCTAATATATTTGCTAGGTTGTCATTGGCAGACCGTGAGGCAGTCCTCATATGTAAACCACCATTGCCTCCTGGGTATCTTACAGCAGCAGCAGGAGGAATGGGCAAACCAGATGCGGTAGCCTGAGAAGGATTCATAGGCCAAAGGCTCCAAGCAGCATCTTCAAGAGCAGTCTGGGCATACGTTTCTCCAACAGATGCAAGATGCCTCATCATCATCTGAACTCTACCCAATCCAACCGATCTGATAGCAGTAGATGGACCAGCTCCATCAAGACCCTGGTTCGGCCAAGTATGCAACCAACTTGGATCCAGTCCTGCTTCTCTATACAAAAAAGaggtaaaaaataatagtaaggGGAAACAATGAGAAAAGGTAATACAACTGGTTTGTACAGTGGAGGTGGGGGTGGGCAAACACCCCCACAATGCATACTCCAACACAACACAGAATACCACAGGGTGCATTTGCAttggactgcaaaggacatattaACCAGTGTGCTTAGAGGCTTAGCAGTTAAGTAGGTGTTTGAAACTGCAAATGACCTCAATTAGAAGGGATGAAGAAGATAGATTGGGTGAAAGGAACCAAATGTAGCAAATTCTCTATAAaatcttttacacttcattaaCCCGAGCGGGAGTGAGACTTTCCCCACAAGCATAGGATGGGACCCTTAGGTTCCAACAAAGGTGCGTTTCTTTGCTTAGAAAACTGTCTGGGAAAGGATTTAATGCTTGATCAATTCAGAAGGAGGGAGGGGGTTTTGCCAAATATATGTCACACAtgtaaaaaggaagaagaatcaGTTGATCACATGCTCCACCACTCCAAAGCAAGAATTTGATAGCAGCTAGTTTTTTCTCTTTAGAGTGGCCTGAGTGATGCACTcctcaataaaagaaaatcttcTAAGTTAACAAGGTTCTTTTGCAgggaagaagtaaaagaaagcTTAGAGGGCCGCTGCTCCTTTGTGTCAGTTTCAGATGGAAAGgatggaaagaaataagagatCATTTGAAAATACTGAATAATTGAATTAAGCAATCAAATCTTCCTTTATGTACATCTTTTTGCATTGGGTTAGAGCGTACATGATAGGCTTTGTAGATAGGCTAAGCTCTAAGTACAGAGAGAGAGGTggtttttttgttctctcttcctttttacTTGCTTAATGGTGCTTCTTGTATACGTCTTGTGTACCTTGGTGCATCCTTTTTCAAGCATTTTTTAtctgttttttccttttgccTATATAAatgtatgtatataatatattcaATCTGAGGGCAACTGGGTGGCATTCTTACAAAACCATAGCCTCATAATACCTTTCAACATGTGTTCCAAGCTGATCATGTTTAATCTATATGCTCCAGCTTAAAGGGGAATGTTAGGATTTATTACTGATATGGTGGAGTTTATTTgctatatattatattatgagTATGATTGGAATCTCTTCATTTTTAGACtcaatatttaaataagttgAAATGTATAGGAAATTCAGTAAGACAATGACCTGAACTTCTTCAATCTAttctttcttgtctttttcAAAAACCTTAGAATCACAAGTCAGAATTTTCAACTTTTGAAAGTTTcaactttttttcaaaagttcaaATAGGTATTTCAAACATTTTAAGTATtctaataaaagaaagaattatGCACATAGAAAAATTCAAGCCTTGTTTGGGAGAGCTTTCTAAATGCTAAAAACTAAGTTTGAATCCTAGAAGCAACTCATAAGGATACTTGAATAAAACTCCCAAACATGGCCCCGACACAAACAACATGATTTCCTTGCATTTCGAAAAAGCATGAAGACAAAAGCTCTCGGTCAAGCATTATGTGGGAATTGGATTtgagtttaataaaaaattctaaaatgtcAAATTTACCCTTCGTTTTTTAATAAAGTACTTTCAAAATCCCAttcccaaaaacaaaattaacctATAAGCACATTTCTACTTAACCAACTTAAATGTGAGACTGGCATTGGACAATCGAAGTGTAAAGCACTAGCATAATCACAAAACATTTTGTCAAAgaggattattattattattatttttttgttccatATAAGCAGACAAAAGCAATTATCTTTAAGCAATGTCAAACTCAACCAAGTAAGAAAATATAAGGAACTGAACCTCCAAGCACTGATTTCTAAAGCATCATGTGTCTGATTGGGGAAGACTCCTGCAGGTAATGCATGTGCAGCAGGACCTGGTCGATCAAGTCCTGAACTTATTTGACGGGCCAACTGCTCATCACTTGATACTTCTCCAGTGTGGGGGTTAGCATCATCCCTGGATCTGCCTGTGAAAAGTGGCTTTCGACATGTGGGGCATGAATAAATCTCTGTCAGACCTTGATCCAACCTGGAATTAACACACAAGTTTCAGTATCTCATTGGTCCTCCTATACTTCCAATCAGACAAGCCAAGGGTTGATAATAGCAAAGCATAAGTCTTACCAAGATCTCAAGCATGCAAGATGGAAAAGGTGATTGCAATGCAGTTTTTTAGCCTTAGCCATTGGTTCCTGTCATTTTCGCAGTTTCATTGCAGGTTGATTGATCAGGCGaaattcttagaaaaaaaaaaagggggggggggggggggggggggggggggggaaagaTCTAAACTTACCCTACAGATTGCGCATTCATCATCATATGCTTGTAGCTCTTCAGATGTTGCATCTGGAAGTGCTGCATGCAGGGTACCTAAAGCCATCCTCAATTTGATGAATCCCTTGACACGCTTTACAATTGCGCTCAGCAAGGCCTGCTCATAATACAAACTGAATCAATTAGAACAAAGAATACCAATTAAATATATAgtataatgaatataaaatgaGGACACAAAAATTGACAAAATCAAAAAGCCCTGAAAATGTTGTAATAGAAAGGTCAATGAAATATTACACGTATATTTAGAAAAAGGATAGCATCTACAAGATGGAATGCCATGCCATGAAGCCACCAAATATGTAAGTAATGACCAAGAGCCATTAACAAAGTTGCCATGTCTAAGAGAAAACCCAAGTTCCGGATAAGAATGCCTTTCCATTCCAACAATGAACCTGCACTCACACTCATTATTTAGGAAATTAAGGAGAAACAAATCCACCAAAAAGATgcttaaattaaataattagcaATCACACaaacagaagaaaagaaaatatatgaaataaggATTCCTAAACCTCAGCAGACGGAATATACCAAATGCATATATCATAATTGCACAGAGgtgattgaaaaatgaaaattaacaaGGAGAACCAAGTGAAAACATAACAGACTAACAAATGACAAAGAAAGGCAGAGGGGAGGGGGGAGAGAAAGAGCTGactgaaaaaaaatgaatactgACAAGAACCAAGTGAAAGccattaaaaaaactaaaaacatgacaAAGAACAAGATAGAGGAGGATAGAGAGAAATGACTGAAAAATGCATACTGTTGAGTtaccaacttttctaaaatattaaactatttgAAGCCCATGATGTATGTTATTTTCTAACACCCCCTCACACATGGCCCTATACCTGCAAGTAGAAGGAAAAGATGGTAGTAACAGCAGACAAATCACAATGGACTGTAACTCAAGATCTCCTATTAACCTGAGTTTTGATACCATATTAAATTacaactttcctaaaagcttgAACTGTTAGCAATTGGacccatattttttattttttattttttattttttttgatagatgcaATTGGACCCTTAACATACACACTCTGACAAAAATTAACAAGAAGAACCAGGTGAAAACAGAACAAACTAAAAGAAATGACAAAGGGAGAGGGGGGTGGGGGTGCTTTGGTGAGGAAGAAAGAGATGACgggaaaaatgaatattaacaAGAATAACCAAGTGAAAATGTGACAGACTAGAAATAATGACAAAAAATATTGTATCAAGATGAGAGGAAAAATGAACCAAGGAGTCAACCAAATGACAAAAACAAAAGAGCAAACAACAAGATGACAATAGAAATGAATGCTAATTCCCTTGTTGCTTTTGCAGGAAAGgtattcttaagaaaatagGCAAAATTGGGGGAAAAAACCTTTAACTTTAACAAGGGGAAAATCCCATTGTCATGAGATCTTTTTCTCCAGAGTAATCAAAGTAAATTTTCCTTAAGCTTCATAGTAAAAtatccataaataaaaaaaaataaaaaaataaaaaagacttcAAAGAAGAAGGATAATACAGAAAATcttttcagaaaatattttctattgagAACAAACAGAACCCTAGCCTAAAAGAGATTGATGTATTCTCCTGTTATTGATGCCAATAAAGCCATGCCTTTGCTTAACATGCTTTCCTGTTCACTCGTAGAACCTCACCTTTCTGGAAACCTGAGACTGTCTTATGTTTCACAAGCAAAACCAGAAAACACTTTGCTAAAAACATTTGTGCTCGCTAATGTTCTTTTCCACAAAGCATAAGCACTCCCAGCAACCCCAACTAGAGATCTAAAAGTTTATATAATCCACAAAAACtgtgaaattttgaatat
It encodes:
- the LOC117933271 gene encoding uncharacterized protein LOC117933271, which encodes MIDNPTAGIRSRCNNMVTSCFLNAISKEISDSLLYLESAHAIWANLHERFHQSNAPRIFQIKQQLHGFSQGSLNVNTYYTQLKILWDELKNYQPIPVCHCGGMKAWMDYQLQEYVMQFLMGLNESYASTRGQILMLDPLPLVAKVFNLVVQEECQWSIGSRSSAPSDSMAFNASSQALSVATASSHKSPDVNAQFSPIVGSQGIQ
- the LOC117933098 gene encoding E3 ubiquitin protein ligase RIN2-like — translated: MGASYLLVSAACTVFSFVGLQWWTEQSLHRLKSDGLISDNYIHSGNASRVLDLLLSSHATIALLVNFALNIFVLLILCLKTIFFAELYPSETRKLVGRLINYVIYKGTFLPLVVPSTIFQAGLWSMWLTILCSLKMFQALARDRLERLNASPSATPWTYFRVFSVLLLVLSVDLFWIWLCLVIYRTLSSPMFLLLFFEPWSIAFETLQAIVVHGFQLIDIWLHDSEGNSINCRGSKIFHISPVGSLLEWKGILIRNLGFLLDMATLLMALGHYLHIWWLHGMAFHLVDAILFLNIRALLSAIVKRVKGFIKLRMALGTLHAALPDATSEELQAYDDECAICREPMAKAKKLHCNHLFHLACLRSWLDQGLTEIYSCPTCRKPLFTGRSRDDANPHTGEVSSDEQLARQISSGLDRPGPAAHALPAGVFPNQTHDALEISAWREAGLDPSWLHTWPNQGLDGAGPSTAIRSVGLGRVQMMMRHLASVGETYAQTALEDAAWSLWPMNPSQATASGLPIPPAAAVRYPGGNGGLHMRTASRSANDNLANILALAETVREVLPHIPDEIIFQDLQQTNSATVTVNNLLQM